CTCGTTCAGCATCGAGCCGAAGCTCGACGGGCTGGCGGTCGCCGCCCGTTACTCCCGCGGCCGACTGAGACAGCTGGTCACCCGCGGGGACGGGACGGCCGGAGAGGACGTCAGTCACGCGATCGGCACCATCGAGGGCCTGCCCGGCACACTGTCGGAGCCGGTGACCGTGGAGGTCCGCGGCGAGATCCTGATGACGACCGCGCAGTTCGAGCACGCCAACGACGTGCGCACGGGCCACGGCGGGCAGCCGTTCGCCAACCCGCGCAACGCCGCGGCCGGCACCCTGCGCGCCAAGGACCGCGCCTACACCGTCCCGATGACGTTCTTCGGGTACGGCCTGCTCCCCCTGCCCGACACCGACGCCGCTCTCGCCGAGCGGCTCGGCGAGAGCGCGCACAGCCAACTGATGGCTCGGGCCGCCGAGTTGGGGGTGAACACCACCGCGTCGACCGCGGTGCCCGGTACCGTCGCCGACGGCGTCGAGCAGGTCCTGACCCGGGTGGCGGAGATCGCCGCGTTGCGCACCGAACTGCCGTTCGGGATCGACGGCGTCGTCATCAAGGCCGACCCGGCCGCCGACCAGCTGGCCGCCGGATCCGGCACCCGTGCCCCGCGCTGGGCGATCGCCTACAAGCTCCCGGCCCTGGAGAAGATCACCCGTCTGCTGGAGGTGGAGTGGAACGTGGGCCGCACCGGCATCATCGCCCCGCGCGCGGTCCTGGAACCGGTGGAGATCGACGGCTCCACCATCACCTACGCCACCCTCCACAACCCCGCCGACATCACCCGCCGTGACCTGCGCCTGGGCGACCACGTCATGGTCTACCGCGCCGGTGACGTCATCCCCCGCGTCGAAGCCCCCGTCGCCCATCTGCGCACCGGCGACGAGCAGCCCATCGTCTTCCCCGAGGTGTGCCCGCGCTGCGGGTCGGACATCGACACCAGCGAGCAGCGCTGGCGCTGCACCAACGGCCGCAACTGCCACCTGGTCGCCTCGCTGTCCTACGCCGCCGGCCGCGACCAGCTCGATATCGAGGGCCTCGGCCACACCCGGGTCGTCCAGCTGGTCGAGGCCGGTCTGGTCGCCGACCTCGCCGACCTGTTCGCCCTGACCCGCGACCAGTTGCTGGCCCTGGACCGGATGGGCGAGACCAGCACCGACAACCTCCTG
This DNA window, taken from Streptomyces sp. NBC_00663, encodes the following:
- the ligA gene encoding NAD-dependent DNA ligase LigA, producing the protein MTTPAAQIVDAAAYAQAVEDAVKAAAAYYGGGTSPLDDDVYDRLVRGIAQWEADHPGQVLPDSPSGKVAGGAVEGDVPHTVPMLSLDNVFSAEEFTTWAASLARRVGHDVTSFSIEPKLDGLAVAARYSRGRLRQLVTRGDGTAGEDVSHAIGTIEGLPGTLSEPVTVEVRGEILMTTAQFEHANDVRTGHGGQPFANPRNAAAGTLRAKDRAYTVPMTFFGYGLLPLPDTDAALAERLGESAHSQLMARAAELGVNTTASTAVPGTVADGVEQVLTRVAEIAALRTELPFGIDGVVIKADPAADQLAAGSGTRAPRWAIAYKLPALEKITRLLEVEWNVGRTGIIAPRAVLEPVEIDGSTITYATLHNPADITRRDLRLGDHVMVYRAGDVIPRVEAPVAHLRTGDEQPIVFPEVCPRCGSDIDTSEQRWRCTNGRNCHLVASLSYAAGRDQLDIEGLGHTRVVQLVEAGLVADLADLFALTRDQLLALDRMGETSTDNLLAALTAAKAQPLSRVLCALGVRGTGRSMSRRIARRFATMDNIRAADTEAMQRVDGIGTEKAPSIVAELTELAPLIDRLVAAGVNMTEPGATPPPPADVDGDGTDASGAAATTDLPLAGMTVVVTGSMTGALEKLSRNQMNELIERAGGRSSSSVSKKTSLVVAGDSAGSKRAKAENLGIRLAGPEEFAALVADFLD